One genomic window of Methanomassiliicoccales archaeon includes the following:
- a CDS encoding SagB/ThcOx family dehydrogenase → MPDGDGDRFQQATKYFRDSLPGGYLDRRTQPSPYKEYPNAHKIELYHPDDICTISLSDAIKSRRSVRNYSKRPISREELSFLLWASNGIEKTEEGNEFRTAPSAGALYPIETYIIVNRVDGLEQGVYHYNVRRHALEVLQLGNFGKDIALAALDQRMCLDAAVVLIWTAFFERSKWKYKQRGYRYMYLDSGHIAENLALACTGLGMGSCQIGALYDDEVNSIIEVDGVEESVLYMSSVGPLPK, encoded by the coding sequence ATGCCCGATGGTGATGGCGATCGGTTCCAGCAAGCTACCAAGTATTTCAGAGACAGTCTTCCTGGAGGGTACTTGGATAGGAGGACACAACCCAGCCCGTACAAGGAATACCCCAATGCCCATAAGATCGAACTGTATCATCCGGATGACATTTGCACAATTTCTCTCAGCGACGCGATAAAGAGTAGGAGAAGCGTGAGGAATTACTCAAAACGTCCCATATCGAGGGAGGAGCTTTCCTTTCTGCTTTGGGCATCTAATGGTATAGAAAAAACCGAGGAGGGAAACGAATTCAGGACGGCTCCCTCAGCTGGCGCCTTGTACCCCATTGAAACCTATATTATCGTGAACCGTGTGGATGGATTGGAGCAGGGTGTGTACCACTATAATGTAAGGCGTCACGCACTGGAGGTGCTTCAGTTGGGCAACTTTGGCAAGGATATCGCCTTGGCCGCACTTGATCAGAGGATGTGCTTGGATGCCGCAGTGGTCTTGATATGGACAGCGTTCTTTGAGAGGTCAAAGTGGAAGTACAAGCAGAGAGGGTACAGGTACATGTATCTGGACAGTGGTCACATTGCTGAAAACCTCGCGCTGGCATGTACTGGTCTGGGAATGGGAAGTTGCCAGATCGGAGCGCTCTACGATGACGAGGTCAACTCAATCATAGAAGTTGATGGAGTTGAGGAAAGCGTGCTATATATGAGCTCGGTAGGACCATTACCCAAGTAA
- a CDS encoding ferritin has product MNDRIERAFNEQLNAELYSSYLYLAMNAYFHSINLPGFANWMMVQAQEELQHGMKFYDFIVDQGGRVILTSIEGSQLKWDSPLAAFEHQQAHEKKVTGLINKLVDLSIEVKDHAAHEFLLWFVKEQVEEEANARDLVAKAAMVCDDGPGLFMLDRDLASRPHKIVPAKKE; this is encoded by the coding sequence ATGAATGATAGGATTGAGAGGGCTTTCAACGAGCAGCTCAACGCTGAGTTGTACTCGTCATACCTGTACTTGGCAATGAATGCCTACTTCCACTCCATCAACTTACCTGGGTTTGCCAACTGGATGATGGTCCAGGCCCAGGAGGAGCTGCAACATGGAATGAAGTTCTACGACTTCATCGTAGACCAAGGGGGAAGGGTAATACTGACATCCATCGAGGGTTCACAGCTGAAGTGGGATTCCCCACTTGCCGCCTTCGAGCACCAGCAGGCTCACGAGAAGAAGGTCACCGGATTGATCAACAAGTTGGTTGACCTATCGATCGAGGTCAAAGACCATGCAGCCCATGAGTTTCTCCTATGGTTCGTCAAGGAGCAGGTGGAGGAGGAGGCAAACGCCAGGGACCTAGTGGCCAAGGCAGCTATGGTCTGTGATGATGGTCCGGGATTGTTCATGCTGGACAGGGATCTGGCCAGCAGACCACACAAGATCGTCCCGGCGAAGAAGGAGTGA
- a CDS encoding GrpB family protein, with amino-acid sequence MSLDDPRDVVEVVEYDPRWRDLFNEERKLLERALSGLIIAIQHVGSTSIPGMSAKPVIDIMICVKEQSSPYVYIERVGPLGYIYQEQEDEPERIYFMKGMPRTHHLHFILHDTKQYWEHILFRDYLIANRDAFEEYVDLKRELAKRFREDREGYWAGKDKFIKSIVEKARRSQDGR; translated from the coding sequence ATGAGTCTAGATGATCCAAGGGATGTGGTGGAAGTCGTGGAATACGACCCCAGATGGAGGGACCTCTTCAACGAAGAGAGGAAGTTGCTTGAGAGGGCCTTGAGCGGACTGATAATTGCGATCCAGCACGTGGGAAGCACCTCAATTCCTGGGATGTCCGCAAAGCCGGTGATCGACATAATGATTTGCGTGAAGGAGCAGAGCAGCCCATACGTCTACATTGAGAGGGTCGGACCACTTGGGTACATCTATCAGGAGCAGGAGGATGAGCCTGAACGGATCTACTTCATGAAGGGAATGCCAAGGACCCATCATCTTCATTTCATCTTACATGACACCAAACAATACTGGGAGCATATCTTATTCCGGGATTATCTCATCGCTAACAGGGATGCCTTCGAGGAGTACGTGGACCTAAAGAGAGAACTGGCGAAGCGGTTCAGGGAAGATCGTGAAGGGTATTGGGCTGGAAAAGACAAATTTATCAAATCAATCGTGGAGAAGGCAAGGCGCTCCCAAGATGGGCGGTGA
- a CDS encoding radical SAM protein: protein MVPFIYGIAIGNAMALFTLGQMAYYAGWFLKSKVGVRRPLVLTMVVTYHCNLDCEHCLIHDNLENIPEPHSISYEDALDEMRSFYDQGSRILFFEGGEPTIWKDGDKRLSDLIKAGKQMGYYVTGYTTNGTNVIFDDSDVISVSLDGPREIHDKIRAPGVFDDLMKNLEGIEHPNIFANMVVNRTNIDYVEETVGLVANSGKIQGIMLNFLTPPPKEIALSLDEKKKVVELALGLKKKGLPILNTTKALEEMLIEDYETLCPHWMSAFVTPDGTKFYGCPFVGSESCKECGFDAVREYRLITKGSYSAITQMSKRFALSRQ, encoded by the coding sequence ATGGTTCCATTTATATATGGAATCGCGATTGGGAATGCTATGGCCCTTTTCACCCTGGGTCAGATGGCCTATTACGCTGGCTGGTTCCTGAAAAGCAAGGTGGGGGTAAGAAGACCACTGGTTCTCACGATGGTGGTCACATACCACTGCAACCTTGACTGTGAACACTGTCTCATTCATGACAATCTGGAGAACATACCTGAACCTCACTCCATTTCCTACGAGGACGCGTTGGATGAGATGCGTTCTTTCTACGATCAGGGATCGCGTATCCTTTTCTTCGAGGGAGGCGAGCCCACCATCTGGAAAGACGGCGATAAGAGGCTTTCAGATCTGATCAAGGCTGGAAAGCAAATGGGATACTATGTGACCGGGTACACGACGAATGGGACGAACGTGATATTCGACGACAGCGATGTGATCTCGGTCAGTCTCGATGGACCCAGGGAGATACACGACAAGATCAGAGCCCCAGGGGTCTTCGATGATCTCATGAAGAACCTGGAGGGCATTGAACATCCCAACATCTTTGCCAATATGGTGGTGAACAGGACCAACATCGATTATGTGGAAGAGACTGTGGGTTTGGTGGCGAATAGTGGGAAAATTCAGGGAATCATGTTGAACTTCCTCACGCCGCCGCCAAAGGAGATAGCGCTCTCGCTTGATGAGAAGAAGAAGGTAGTCGAGCTTGCCCTTGGTTTAAAGAAAAAGGGCTTGCCAATACTTAACACCACCAAGGCTCTGGAGGAGATGCTCATAGAGGACTATGAAACATTATGTCCTCACTGGATGTCAGCATTCGTGACGCCCGACGGAACCAAGTTCTACGGTTGCCCTTTCGTTGGAAGCGAATCCTGTAAGGAATGCGGATTCGATGCGGTCAGGGAGTACAGGCTCATCACAAAGGGGAGTTATTCAGCCATCACGCAAATGTCAAAACGGTTCGCGCTATCAAGGCAATGA
- a CDS encoding prenyltransferase, whose translation MQEVPAMVKGETDGNELSLGRKMMDILRISYTITFVLASVTGVALALTIRQEWLIAALIPIDVFFLALFVNFSNDYFDHKSGVDKLRFDDRDEYEQAREVLTEKFYWSGNAFDNGLITERQGKIIMLVIATMAVLFAVPIVMYGGWMVIALGAIGFFLSYFYTAPPINLGARGLGEIDVAVSFAFMSFFSYFVIVQDFSWEAVLISVCIGLAVGLVRIVDEMTGYEAHKESGERNLCVIFGLDKVVRIIELLLILLYLLVGMLLVFDLTYIVVFLTLPAAVRTVRYLRNRDDELRLVRPVPEILKVAVGTEILVVIALIARTVLTFA comes from the coding sequence ATGCAGGAAGTCCCAGCGATGGTAAAGGGAGAGACAGACGGGAACGAACTGTCCCTGGGAAGGAAGATGATGGACATTCTTCGTATTAGCTACACCATCACCTTCGTCCTGGCCTCGGTCACCGGTGTGGCACTTGCCCTTACTATTAGGCAGGAGTGGTTGATCGCCGCTCTCATACCCATTGACGTGTTCTTCCTGGCACTGTTCGTGAACTTCTCCAACGACTACTTTGATCATAAGAGCGGAGTGGACAAGCTCCGATTTGATGACAGGGACGAATACGAGCAAGCCAGAGAGGTGCTCACCGAGAAGTTCTACTGGAGTGGAAACGCCTTTGATAATGGTCTTATCACGGAGAGGCAGGGCAAGATCATCATGTTGGTGATAGCCACCATGGCAGTCCTCTTTGCAGTACCCATAGTCATGTACGGTGGGTGGATGGTCATCGCTCTTGGCGCCATAGGATTCTTCCTCAGCTACTTCTACACCGCACCACCCATCAACCTAGGGGCCAGGGGATTAGGGGAGATCGATGTAGCGGTCTCCTTCGCGTTCATGTCGTTCTTCTCCTATTTTGTCATCGTACAGGATTTCAGCTGGGAAGCTGTCTTGATATCGGTCTGTATAGGTCTTGCTGTGGGTCTGGTCCGCATCGTTGACGAGATGACCGGTTACGAAGCACATAAAGAATCAGGAGAGCGGAATCTTTGCGTGATATTCGGGCTAGATAAGGTGGTGAGAATCATCGAGTTACTTCTGATTCTTCTCTACCTGCTAGTCGGAATGCTTCTGGTCTTCGACCTTACTTACATCGTGGTTTTCCTGACACTGCCTGCCGCTGTGAGAACGGTAAGATACCTTAGGAACCGGGATGACGAGCTTAGGCTTGTCAGGCCAGTGCCAGAAATATTGAAGGTTGCGGTTGGCACGGAGATTCTTGTGGTCATTGCCTTGATAGCGCGAACCGTTTTGACATTTGCGTGA
- a CDS encoding NAD-dependent epimerase/dehydratase family protein, whose amino-acid sequence MKLLVTGATGFLGGHLVEEMVDRGYDVVASIRGTSSTVLLDELGVEKRMLDLVDASTMLDATRGIDVVMHLAAYYTFMGKDDLYEKINVQGTRELLNACLKNGVKRVLYCSSTEAIGPVDDPPADEESPLNPTYEYGRSKAKAESLVRSFQTNGLDHTILRPSGIYGPRNVDDVSFYFITSFANSIASNFIVGTGNNLVQFVHVKDVVQGFLRALDRYEESRNRTYIISEGRAYTYDQVYSILASILGKRPPRMHIPRSLAKVMMAPIQGFNALIGKENFMWRTSTVDSVTADRSYRIERARGELGFSPIYDLETGLRETVDWYRENGYL is encoded by the coding sequence TTGAAACTACTCGTCACTGGAGCCACCGGTTTCCTGGGAGGTCATCTCGTGGAGGAGATGGTCGACAGAGGATACGATGTGGTGGCATCGATTCGAGGAACTAGCAGTACGGTCCTTCTTGACGAGCTGGGCGTGGAGAAGCGGATGCTTGATCTGGTCGACGCCTCAACAATGCTAGATGCGACCCGAGGTATCGATGTCGTCATGCACCTGGCCGCCTACTACACTTTCATGGGCAAGGATGATCTCTACGAGAAGATCAACGTGCAGGGCACCCGGGAACTGCTCAACGCTTGTCTCAAGAACGGAGTCAAACGCGTGCTCTACTGCAGCAGCACCGAGGCCATTGGTCCAGTTGATGATCCGCCCGCCGATGAGGAATCCCCGCTGAATCCTACCTATGAATACGGGAGGTCAAAGGCGAAGGCGGAGTCCTTGGTGAGAAGCTTCCAGACCAATGGATTGGACCACACCATCCTGAGGCCGTCGGGTATATACGGACCGAGGAATGTTGATGATGTTTCATTCTACTTCATCACTTCCTTTGCCAACTCCATCGCCTCTAATTTCATCGTTGGCACAGGGAACAACCTCGTCCAGTTCGTTCATGTCAAGGATGTGGTTCAGGGTTTCTTGCGGGCTTTGGATAGATACGAGGAATCGAGAAACCGCACCTATATCATATCCGAGGGTAGGGCCTACACCTATGATCAGGTTTACTCCATTCTGGCCTCGATTCTTGGAAAGAGGCCACCCAGGATGCATATACCTCGTTCTCTCGCAAAGGTCATGATGGCACCGATACAAGGCTTCAATGCTCTGATAGGAAAGGAGAACTTCATGTGGCGCACCTCCACCGTTGACTCGGTCACCGCCGACCGCTCCTACAGAATAGAGAGGGCAAGAGGGGAATTAGGGTTCTCTCCTATCTACGACCTGGAGACCGGTCTCAGGGAGACGGTTGACTGGTACAGGGAGAATGGCTACCTCTGA
- a CDS encoding phenylacetate--CoA ligase — protein sequence MGIGDIRKMAETSPLLNDPFVEKVWDLINGSSLFEKSPDSLRALRRSLMRESFSFFARRSEGYAELFERADVDPKSAELEDLARLVIPADMLRGEGHSPFVIDDADEGGEYFMSSGTTGKSPVKVYRSPIDLAIMVKANADLFEYVYGQYLEPGNGTALFMAAPELRKRLSFVAFVELALESKDIELLYGMKMEDSGEGDTPWQKLIPDRQNVVKFLKSKGEPKLFFTAPAGVYLMSQMFETMSITKKIIYKTATRAPPVDLGKGGVVVTGGGSKGFADLPPYNEIAQLSRKYFKASRSDVEVPTPFMDVLGMTETLTAMIDNLGTMDKIPHPLSETFLLDPATFELIEEEGKEGLLCVFNPFVTTWLEAFYPGDLMIAQPSERYYGREFVFGRRLTIKDGWDLQRACGGTLEEMMTKE from the coding sequence TTGGGTATAGGAGACATCAGAAAGATGGCGGAGACAAGCCCTCTTCTCAATGATCCTTTCGTGGAGAAGGTCTGGGATTTGATCAATGGTAGCTCGCTCTTCGAAAAATCTCCCGATTCGCTCAGGGCACTGAGGAGGTCCCTGATGAGGGAGTCGTTCTCATTCTTCGCTCGCAGATCGGAGGGATACGCAGAACTTTTCGAGAGAGCGGATGTCGATCCCAAGAGTGCTGAACTTGAGGACCTTGCGAGGTTGGTGATTCCCGCTGACATGCTAAGGGGTGAGGGACACAGCCCCTTCGTGATTGATGACGCAGATGAGGGAGGGGAGTACTTCATGTCCTCGGGGACCACGGGAAAGTCTCCAGTGAAGGTCTATAGAAGCCCCATCGATCTCGCCATAATGGTGAAGGCCAATGCAGATCTCTTCGAGTATGTCTATGGTCAATACCTGGAGCCTGGGAATGGGACGGCTCTGTTCATGGCCGCGCCCGAGCTAAGGAAAAGACTGAGTTTCGTTGCTTTCGTGGAGCTTGCGTTGGAATCCAAGGATATCGAGCTCCTGTATGGAATGAAAATGGAGGATTCGGGGGAGGGAGATACGCCCTGGCAGAAGCTTATCCCTGATCGTCAGAACGTTGTCAAGTTCCTTAAGAGCAAAGGAGAACCCAAGCTTTTCTTCACCGCCCCTGCGGGTGTGTATCTAATGTCACAGATGTTCGAGACGATGAGTATTACAAAAAAGATAATCTACAAGACGGCCACAAGGGCTCCTCCCGTGGACCTAGGAAAAGGAGGAGTGGTGGTCACAGGAGGCGGTTCAAAGGGTTTCGCCGACCTGCCTCCCTATAACGAAATAGCTCAACTATCTAGGAAATACTTCAAGGCCAGTAGGTCAGATGTAGAGGTTCCAACACCTTTCATGGACGTGCTGGGTATGACAGAAACGCTGACTGCAATGATAGATAATCTGGGGACAATGGACAAGATCCCCCACCCACTGTCGGAGACGTTCCTCTTGGATCCTGCCACTTTCGAGCTAATCGAGGAGGAGGGAAAGGAGGGACTTCTATGTGTATTCAATCCCTTTGTCACAACCTGGCTGGAGGCTTTCTACCCTGGTGATCTGATGATTGCGCAGCCATCCGAGCGCTATTATGGAAGGGAGTTCGTCTTTGGCAGGCGCCTCACCATCAAGGATGGCTGGGATCTGCAGCGAGCCTGCGGAGGCACCCTTGAGGAGATGATGACCAAGGAGTGA